The Pirellulimonas nuda genome includes a region encoding these proteins:
- the tadA gene encoding tRNA adenosine(34) deaminase TadA: MDTAGSPENDQFFLRKAIEEARRAAEEDEAPIGAVIVRDGRVIAAAHNQREQLRDPTAHAELIAITQAAATVGDWRLEGCTLYVTLEPCPMCAGAIVQARIPRVVYGAPDPKAGAVDSLYRLLSDARLNHRSEVTGGVMADVCGHLLTDFFAAKRRASKK, translated from the coding sequence ATGGATACGGCCGGTTCGCCAGAAAATGACCAGTTTTTTCTCCGCAAGGCGATCGAGGAGGCCCGTCGGGCCGCTGAGGAGGACGAGGCGCCCATCGGCGCGGTGATCGTCCGCGACGGCCGCGTCATCGCGGCGGCCCACAACCAGCGCGAACAGCTCCGCGACCCAACGGCCCACGCCGAGCTGATCGCCATCACCCAGGCGGCCGCTACCGTGGGCGACTGGCGGCTCGAGGGATGCACGCTGTACGTCACGCTCGAGCCCTGCCCGATGTGCGCCGGGGCGATCGTGCAGGCGCGGATCCCGCGCGTGGTGTACGGCGCCCCCGACCCGAAGGCGGGCGCCGTCGATTCGCTCTACCGGCTGCTTAGCGACGCGCGGCTCAACCACCGCTCGGAAGTCACCGGCGGCGTGATGGCGGACGTGTGCGGCCACCTGCTGACCGACTTCTTC
- a CDS encoding VanZ family protein: MFLPTNPRFWALLAVGYWLSLLVATHLPADLAPAHAGSWDKVAHTVGFGLLALFCGIAWRLVAGALGLRESAAILLTLSIYAAIDECTQPWFGRNCDPLDWAADMAGASAGLAAAMVLIAVVRRPRRRARPTPTPPTVHSSGEEFAVGAN; encoded by the coding sequence ATGTTCCTACCCACCAACCCGCGGTTCTGGGCCCTGCTGGCCGTGGGCTACTGGCTGTCGCTGCTGGTGGCCACGCACCTCCCCGCAGACCTCGCCCCCGCGCACGCGGGCTCCTGGGACAAGGTGGCCCACACCGTCGGGTTCGGGCTGCTGGCGCTGTTCTGCGGCATCGCATGGCGGCTGGTTGCCGGCGCCCTCGGGCTGCGGGAATCCGCAGCAATCCTGCTTACGCTGTCGATCTACGCGGCCATCGACGAATGCACCCAACCCTGGTTCGGCCGCAACTGCGACCCCCTCGACTGGGCCGCCGACATGGCGGGGGCATCTGCGGGACTCGCCGCAGCGATGGTGCTAATCGCCGTCGTCCGCCGCCCCCGCCGCCGCGCCCGACCCACCCCAACGCCGCCGACCGTTCATAGCAGCGGGGAAGAGTTCGCCGTCGGGGCCAACTAG